The genomic stretch TTGCCAGTTCATCAGCTGGTCTAGACTTTTGTAAGGTTAGTAGCTCCATACATATTCCAATTCCTGATTTACAGATCTTCAGGGCTGTATCCTTCTCTGGGCAatctcctccattttctgcctcttTCTGCAATTGCTCCAAGTTCTGTTTACACAAGCTTAACATTCCTGTTCCATCCTCACTGTTCAGTTTCTTCAAGTCAATTTTCTTATCCTGGGTCCGGAAGGGATAAAGCTGTTGTATAGAAAACTGCAGGATCTCTCCTTTATAAATGATATTATTCTCAATGACTTTAGCATTGCTACCGGAGTTGGGACTGACTGCAGCTGTTACAATATTGCTAATTCCAGAGAACAGTGACTTGACAACCCCTAGACTGAGTAATGAACTGACACTATTGAAAAATGTTTCTGTTATTGACATTCCCACAGCGTTCCAGCCAACTGGAATGGAATCCATGCTGGATTTGTATTCTGTATTTGCATTATCAAATTGCTTTTCCATTTTTTGGTGGTACTCATTCAgaatttcttttgcctctcttgcTGCTTTCTCCTTCATTTCAGCCAGTtcctttttgatttttatttcatgTAATTGTTGCTCATACACTCCTTTCGAGCTTGTACAGGCCTCCAATAGTTCATTGACGAGATGGATGACCCCAGTGAACTTCTGCTCTACAGCTGtagacagcttcaagcatttatCTGCAGTAGATTTGATGTTGTTCAGAGGAATCGGTAGGAAAGTTTCAGTGACCTTTGGATCTTTCTGTATGAGGAACTTCACGACATCTCTCATGTCAGTGGGGACATTCAGAGTTAGAAGCCGGATTTGATCCATGTTCTTGTGGGCTTGCTGAAAAGCCTCCCAGCCCTCGTTGCTCACTTGCACTAAAGAGGCACGGAATGATTTGGGATATTTCATGTACTTGAACCCTTCCTTGGGCACAACCTTGTCAATTGCAAAGTCCTCTCCTGCAGAAATGAATATAATCTCCCCTAAGATGGCAATAGAGAGTGGGCCAGGCATCAGGAACTGTTCCCAGTTACTGTATGGCTGCAACATCAAAGCATTGTCCTCCCTGACATCAGATGCTTTGGCAACGCTCCTCAAGGCCTTCTTTATGGTAGCGACTGTTTTATATTCCTGAGTCGCCATGGTGACCGTCCGCTTCTCCTGCAAGGGAAATAGTTGTAGTAAACACAAGATGTTATGGGGGTCAGTTATGTGGCATCTctcaccgcccccccccacccaatgacAAAGTGACTCACAGACAGGAGTAATCCACATCCTCCTGATCTCCACTGGATGGATGTTGGGATGTCCTGGTGACTGGGGATCTCACCGAATTACCCAACAGCTCATTCTGTAGGTTGGGCTGTTTGCAGAGGCAAAGGAGAGAGGTAAAATAGGAGATAACAGCTCACAGCTCGCTGCCACCTTTGGTTTCTTACAATATATTCAGTTCTGGCAATCTGATGGTTTGCTGACATGCAGGGGATAATTTTGGAATATTTGTTGTTGGGGAGTGGggagccattcagctcattgggtCTCTTGATGCA from Hemitrygon akajei chromosome 7, sHemAka1.3, whole genome shotgun sequence encodes the following:
- the LOC140730114 gene encoding uncharacterized protein, which codes for MATQEYKTVATIKKALRSVAKASDVREDNALMLQPYSNWEQFLMPGPLSIAILGEIIFISAGEDFAIDKVVPKEGFKYMKYPKSFRASLVQVSNEGWEAFQQAHKNMDQIRLLTLNVPTDMRDVVKFLIQKDPKVTETFLPIPLNNIKSTADKCLKLSTAVEQKFTGVIHLVNELLEACTSSKGVYEQQLHEIKIKKELAEMKEKAAREAKEILNEYHQKMEKQFDNANTEYKSSMDSIPVGWNAVGMSITETFFNSVSSLLSLGVVKSLFSGISNIVTAAVSPNSGSNAKVIENNIIYKGEILQFSIQQLYPFRTQDKKIDLKKLNSEDGTGMLSLCKQNLEQLQKEAENGGDCPEKDTALKICKSGIGICMELLTLQKSRPADELAMASLAKKIKNVMQETIRFTSHCKTKVGTMGVTATPPHMSRADPGEGPIGLQTASLNARIKVEQSSAQLQAAQEMYERSFQNIKKNNEELQEILATLKSCNIQEIDFDKTVEMLLKGLDALGRVKEQWGKMVLFFTMISNLIECSLNPSLHKFIQYSEKTSSGYSQNQLIQDLLYIEISHATNISSLVHMIAETYVQISTQHLMDRVNSLGRLMSLDPKRDTNTFEEERKKFGLDCEEAGKAIEDLVKDNKAKYEKRVQARIDRIQNDVNVLLPPAAPEEIKEIKDAVQGGIRAAMVEMTEEDMNDFV